The Psychromonas sp. MME1 genome window below encodes:
- the rhaS gene encoding rhamnose ABC transporter substrate-binding protein: protein MKINKALKSVIIVLSIIISGVVQAESVRVALVVKALGIGFFEAANDGAQEAAKELGDVEIIYTGPVTPTAEGQIEIISSLISQRVDAIAISANDTDALVPILKKAQQRGIKVVSFDSGVAAPGRAVHLNPSSNELIGKINLDLAAVAIKETGSEGGDFAILSASPTATNQNIWIDEMKKMLPQYKGLNLVATVYGDDLADKSYRETQGLIKSYPNLKVIVAPTSVGIVAAAQAVSDMGKTGKVFVTGLGLPSELAGHVDSGAVKSFAIWNPIDLGYAATVIAYNLVKNNATETEVNMGRMGVAKLDANGNAAMAEPFIYDSNNVHKFAKIF, encoded by the coding sequence ATGAAAATTAATAAAGCACTTAAATCAGTAATTATTGTATTAAGCATTATTATTAGCGGTGTTGTGCAAGCGGAGTCGGTACGTGTTGCTCTCGTCGTAAAAGCACTTGGAATAGGTTTTTTTGAAGCGGCTAATGATGGCGCTCAAGAGGCTGCAAAAGAGCTTGGCGATGTTGAAATTATCTATACAGGTCCGGTGACACCAACAGCGGAAGGGCAAATTGAAATTATTAGTTCGTTAATTTCACAACGTGTTGATGCTATCGCTATTTCAGCTAATGATACAGATGCGCTAGTGCCTATTCTTAAAAAAGCCCAACAACGTGGCATTAAGGTTGTTTCATTTGATTCTGGAGTTGCTGCACCGGGGCGGGCTGTCCACTTAAACCCATCTAGCAATGAATTAATCGGAAAAATAAACTTAGATTTAGCGGCCGTCGCAATAAAAGAAACGGGTAGTGAAGGTGGTGATTTTGCCATTTTAAGTGCCTCTCCTACTGCAACAAATCAGAATATATGGATTGATGAAATGAAAAAAATGTTGCCTCAATATAAAGGTTTAAACCTTGTTGCAACAGTATATGGAGATGATCTTGCTGATAAAAGCTACCGTGAAACTCAAGGGTTAATAAAATCTTATCCTAATTTAAAAGTAATTGTAGCACCAACTTCTGTGGGGATTGTTGCAGCCGCCCAAGCGGTCAGTGATATGGGCAAAACGGGCAAAGTATTTGTTACTGGATTAGGGCTTCCTTCTGAATTGGCTGGTCATGTAGATTCAGGTGCGGTGAAAAGCTTCGCGATCTGGAACCCAATTGATTTAGGGTATGCGGCCACGGTGATTGCTTATAATCTTGTTAAAAATAATGCGACTGAAACAGAAGTTAATATGGGCCGAATGGGAGTTGCTAAACTTGACGCCAATGGCAACGCTGCAATGGCTGAACCCTTTATTTATGATAGTAATAATGTTCATAAGTTTGCGAAAATTTTCTAG
- the rhaA gene encoding L-rhamnose isomerase, protein MNKNDNIENAFKIAKQQYMDLGIDVDKALAIVNTIPISMHCWQGDDVSGFENPDGQLTGGIQTTGNYPGKATTPSQLRDDISEAMTMIPGTLRLNLHAIYLESDEKVDRDKIRPEHFSNWVLWAKRNKVGLDFNPSCFSHPLSADNLTLTNPNKEIRDFWIEHCKASRKVSEYFGKELGTPSMMNIWIPDGYKDVPADRLAPRQRLMDSLDQIIEEKLSPEFHKDAVESKLFGIGTEAYTAGSNEFYFGYAATRGIALCMDAGHFHPTEVVSDKISSASLYVNEMLLHVSRPIRWDSDHVVMLDDETQAIASEIIRHDLLDRVTIGLDFFDASINRIAAWVIGTRNMRKALLKALLEPIELLKKVEISGDYTSRLALLEETKSAPWAAVWDYYCMQQNVPVGIDWLEQVKCYEKDVLLNR, encoded by the coding sequence ATGAATAAAAATGACAATATTGAAAATGCATTTAAGATTGCCAAGCAGCAATATATGGATTTAGGCATTGACGTCGATAAAGCGTTAGCGATAGTCAATACAATCCCTATCTCAATGCATTGTTGGCAGGGGGATGATGTATCCGGTTTTGAAAATCCAGATGGGCAATTAACCGGTGGAATTCAAACTACGGGTAATTATCCTGGCAAGGCAACAACGCCATCTCAGCTTCGTGATGATATTTCTGAAGCGATGACAATGATTCCGGGAACACTTCGTTTAAATCTACATGCTATTTATCTCGAATCAGATGAAAAAGTAGATCGAGATAAAATTCGTCCTGAGCATTTTAGTAATTGGGTCCTATGGGCAAAAAGAAATAAAGTGGGCCTAGACTTCAATCCATCGTGTTTTTCACATCCTTTAAGTGCAGACAATCTTACATTAACTAATCCAAACAAAGAAATTCGAGATTTTTGGATAGAGCATTGTAAAGCAAGTAGAAAAGTTTCCGAATATTTTGGTAAAGAGCTAGGCACACCATCAATGATGAATATTTGGATTCCAGATGGCTACAAAGATGTACCTGCTGACCGATTAGCGCCACGTCAAAGATTAATGGATTCTTTAGATCAAATAATAGAAGAGAAGTTATCGCCTGAATTTCATAAGGATGCTGTTGAGTCTAAATTATTTGGTATCGGGACTGAAGCTTACACCGCAGGATCAAATGAATTTTATTTTGGGTACGCGGCAACTCGAGGTATTGCATTATGCATGGATGCCGGACATTTTCACCCCACGGAAGTTGTCTCAGATAAAATTTCATCTGCTTCACTATATGTCAATGAAATGTTATTGCATGTAAGCCGTCCAATTCGTTGGGACAGTGACCATGTTGTTATGTTGGATGATGAAACACAGGCTATTGCTAGTGAAATAATTCGCCATGATCTTCTCGATCGCGTCACCATTGGCTTGGATTTTTTTGATGCATCAATTAATCGAATTGCCGCATGGGTCATTGGAACTCGGAATATGCGGAAAGCCTTGCTAAAGGCGCTATTAGAACCGATTGAACTGCTTAAAAAAGTAGAAATTAGTGGTGATTACACTAGTCGACTCGCACTTCTAGAGGAAACTAAGTCTGCACCTTGGGCGGCCGTTTGGGACTATTACTGCATGCAACAAAATGTGCCCGTGGGTATAGATTGGCTTGAACAAGTAAAGTGTTATGAAAAAGATGTCTTATTAAATCGTTAA
- a CDS encoding FGGY-family carbohydrate kinase: MSLINPDDLSFLNPHSMVESIQLFCQKTGQPIPVSPGELTRCAMESLAMQYRSVWQALNELSGNVLTGIHIVGGGCQNSLLNQLCADACNCDIWAGPIEASAIGNICGQLIAISAIEDVSAARKLINNSFDISIYKANSSNSFDDQSVRYHKLCDTL, encoded by the coding sequence ATGAGTTTAATTAATCCAGATGATTTAAGTTTTTTAAATCCTCACTCAATGGTTGAATCCATACAGTTATTCTGCCAAAAAACAGGGCAGCCTATCCCAGTATCTCCTGGCGAACTTACTCGTTGTGCGATGGAAAGTCTAGCAATGCAATATCGCTCAGTTTGGCAAGCGTTAAATGAGCTCTCTGGTAATGTATTAACTGGGATCCATATCGTTGGCGGTGGCTGTCAAAATTCACTTCTTAATCAACTATGCGCTGATGCATGTAATTGCGATATATGGGCAGGACCAATAGAGGCATCTGCAATCGGGAATATTTGTGGTCAATTGATTGCCATCAGTGCAATTGAAGATGTCTCAGCAGCGAGAAAATTAATCAACAATTCATTTGATATATCTATATACAAAGCAAATTCGTCAAATTCATTTGATGATCAATCGGTTCGCTATCACAAATTATGCGATACCTTATAG
- a CDS encoding rhamnulokinase family protein has protein sequence MMKSVIAIDLGAGSGRVIHGLYKDNKLILKEFHRFENINVIRNDFLCWDTDYLITEIKEGIDRIIAAGITPDCMAIDSWGVDFVLIDKDGLKLGDSVTYRDPRTTGLMDKTIAQLGKDYLYKITGIQFLPFNTIYQLIALKKQNPCWLNSVKHLLFIPDYLGFRLTGTLNCEYTNATTSQMVNCQTMQWDEELLHKLSLPSQWLLPISKPNRIIGTYSHEMTNQVIPFASITSHDTAAAVLAVPKVEKNVAYLSSGTWSLMGIESDQAIVSKNAQDFNITNEGGVEGKFRVLKNIMGLWLIQGIQKELKQYSLLN, from the coding sequence ATGATGAAAAGTGTTATTGCTATCGATCTCGGAGCTGGAAGTGGCCGAGTCATACATGGGCTCTATAAAGATAATAAATTGATCTTAAAGGAGTTCCATAGATTCGAAAATATAAATGTCATACGCAATGATTTTCTATGTTGGGATACAGACTATTTAATTACTGAAATAAAAGAAGGTATAGATAGAATCATTGCCGCGGGTATTACCCCTGATTGTATGGCGATTGATAGCTGGGGAGTTGATTTTGTCTTGATCGACAAAGATGGCCTAAAATTAGGCGATTCTGTTACTTATCGAGATCCACGTACAACTGGTTTGATGGATAAAACCATAGCGCAACTTGGCAAAGATTATTTATATAAAATTACCGGTATTCAATTTCTTCCTTTTAACACTATTTACCAACTTATTGCACTTAAGAAGCAGAACCCTTGTTGGTTAAACAGTGTAAAACACTTGCTGTTCATTCCTGATTATTTAGGGTTCCGTTTGACAGGCACTCTGAATTGCGAATATACCAATGCGACTACATCTCAAATGGTCAATTGCCAAACGATGCAATGGGATGAAGAGTTATTACATAAACTCTCCTTACCTTCACAATGGTTACTACCTATATCTAAACCAAATAGAATCATTGGCACCTATTCTCATGAAATGACAAATCAAGTTATCCCATTCGCATCGATCACCAGCCATGATACCGCTGCTGCAGTGTTAGCAGTCCCGAAAGTAGAAAAGAATGTGGCGTATCTTAGTTCAGGAACGTGGTCGTTGATGGGGATAGAAAGTGATCAAGCTATTGTTTCAAAAAATGCGCAGGACTTTAATATAACGAATGAAGGAGGGGTAGAGGGAAAATTTCGTGTATTAAAAAATATTATGGGGCTTTGGCTTATTCAAGGGATTCAAAAAGAGTTAAAACAATACAGTTTGCTGAATTAG
- a CDS encoding helix-turn-helix domain-containing protein, whose product MIRLNSCDFFLDSQTAVTTELREPQLPYPEHSHDFEEIVIVSKGQGIHVLNDIPTPVSQNFVCFINSHDRHAFQSVNNLHLSNILYLRDKLNESINLTSFLPDEDGLLKGYFVNDSALTTIAALIKRLDAESHKGTHDAKLMCHAIFQEIIIELWRGKITDHQKLTENERIVLAIQIMNNQSHENLTIDSVAERVKLSSRRLSASIKKHTNKSFNQYLHQIRIRNAIHLLIHSDICITDIAYRIGYSDSNYFSSMFKEIMEQPPSHYRNNNEKN is encoded by the coding sequence ATGATACGCCTTAACTCTTGTGATTTTTTTCTTGATTCCCAGACCGCAGTAACGACCGAATTACGTGAGCCACAACTTCCATATCCTGAACATAGCCATGATTTTGAGGAAATTGTTATCGTATCGAAGGGGCAAGGAATACATGTTTTAAATGATATTCCAACACCAGTTAGTCAAAATTTTGTTTGTTTTATAAACTCTCACGATAGGCATGCATTTCAAAGCGTTAACAATCTACATCTAAGCAATATTCTGTATTTACGAGATAAATTAAACGAAAGTATTAATTTAACTTCCTTTTTACCTGATGAAGATGGTCTACTTAAGGGGTATTTTGTTAATGATTCAGCTTTGACTACAATCGCGGCATTAATTAAAAGACTGGATGCCGAATCGCATAAAGGAACACACGATGCAAAATTAATGTGTCATGCTATTTTTCAAGAAATAATTATTGAACTCTGGCGAGGGAAAATAACAGACCATCAAAAATTAACTGAAAATGAGCGAATCGTGCTTGCTATTCAAATCATGAATAACCAGTCACATGAAAATTTGACTATAGATAGTGTTGCTGAGCGAGTAAAACTTTCATCGAGAAGATTGAGCGCCTCTATCAAAAAGCACACCAATAAGTCTTTTAATCAATACTTACATCAAATACGTATTAGAAATGCCATCCATCTTTTAATACATTCTGATATTTGTATTACAGATATCGCCTACCGTATCGGCTATTCGGACAGCAATTATTTTAGTTCAATGTTCAAAGAGATAATGGAACAACCGCCTAGTCATTACAGAAATAATAATGAAAAAAACTAG
- a CDS encoding tetratricopeptide repeat protein: MKALFFLLITFLFPPYVSAAYEVVQLYSQDELNNLIDANLHLQRVKADDCQLVEDIKAHAIKVHEPSYTYLWGDMLAWGVCVERDATLGMYYIKQSAKQGLLAAIEQLGRYYEKGTLVKKDKDCALIYYREAALQGFLKAKVNYVRLLNEGYGSPVDYMDAYRALYHSVIADKKLQQQAKQLLSVLAEKMPEHIIKKAKKENYDIAS; the protein is encoded by the coding sequence ATGAAAGCTTTATTTTTTCTATTAATTACATTTCTATTTCCACCCTATGTCAGTGCAGCATATGAAGTAGTGCAATTGTATTCACAGGATGAGCTGAACAATTTAATCGACGCAAACCTACATTTACAACGCGTAAAAGCCGATGACTGTCAATTAGTCGAAGATATCAAAGCACACGCAATAAAAGTACATGAACCCTCCTATACCTATTTATGGGGCGATATGCTGGCATGGGGAGTCTGTGTAGAGCGAGATGCGACGCTAGGCATGTACTACATCAAACAATCAGCTAAGCAGGGACTGTTAGCAGCAATAGAACAATTAGGCCGCTATTATGAAAAGGGAACTCTGGTTAAAAAGGATAAAGATTGTGCCCTTATTTACTATCGAGAAGCGGCACTACAGGGCTTTTTAAAAGCGAAGGTAAATTACGTACGTCTTTTAAATGAAGGTTATGGTAGCCCAGTCGATTATATGGATGCCTATAGAGCGCTATACCATAGCGTTATTGCCGATAAGAAGTTGCAGCAGCAAGCTAAACAATTACTCTCAGTGTTAGCTGAAAAAATGCCAGAACATATTATCAAAAAAGCAAAAAAAGAGAACTATGACATAGCCAGTTAA
- the cysI gene encoding assimilatory sulfite reductase (NADPH) hemoprotein subunit, with protein sequence MSQKLHDNERIKIESNFLRGKLVEGLNDNTTGSFPSDEVQLVKFHGLYQQDHRDFRAERKKQKLEPLYSFLLRARLPGGVVTPQQWLEIDRIASELTDAGSIRITTRQTFQYHGIFKRNLKSVFQELKFKANIDAIFTAGDVNRNTICTSNPEQSALHSEVYTLSKQISEHFLPKSNAYAEIWLDGEKVLETEDEPIYGETFLPRKFKIAVALPPYNDVDIHANDLNFVAIIENEKIIGYNVIVGAGLGMTHGDKTTFPRLGDDFGFIPVDKVIPVAEAVVTTQRDLGGRVSRSHARVKYTLETHGVETFKVEVEKRSGITFAAPGKYEFTDRGDRIGWVKGIDNKWHLTVFIENGRILDFVGKPLKSGLNKIAQVHTGTFRMTANQNLVIAEVEESQKELIEKMARECGLIDDGTTDQRKYSMACVALPTCPLAMAEAERYLPGLTDDVEALLAKHGIAKDKIILRITGCPNGCGRSMLAEIGLVGKAPGRYNLYLGGNTNGTRLPKMHKENIDEATILATLDELIGRWAAERNNGECFGDFAIRAGIVSEVIIASRDFHDQE encoded by the coding sequence ATGAGCCAAAAATTACACGATAACGAACGCATTAAAATTGAAAGTAATTTTCTTCGCGGTAAATTAGTTGAAGGGCTAAACGATAACACAACGGGTTCGTTTCCTTCCGATGAAGTGCAGCTGGTGAAATTCCACGGTTTATACCAACAGGATCACCGTGATTTCCGGGCTGAGCGTAAAAAACAGAAATTAGAACCTTTATATTCATTCCTGTTACGCGCTCGTTTACCTGGTGGGGTTGTTACGCCGCAACAATGGCTTGAGATAGATCGCATCGCCTCTGAACTGACCGATGCGGGTAGTATTCGTATTACCACACGACAGACTTTCCAATATCATGGGATTTTTAAACGTAATCTAAAATCGGTATTTCAAGAGCTGAAATTTAAAGCCAATATAGACGCTATTTTTACCGCAGGTGACGTAAATCGTAACACGATTTGTACCTCAAATCCGGAACAATCAGCACTACACAGTGAAGTTTACACGTTATCAAAACAGATTAGTGAACACTTTTTACCAAAAAGTAATGCTTATGCTGAAATTTGGTTAGATGGTGAAAAAGTATTAGAAACTGAAGACGAGCCAATTTACGGCGAAACTTTCTTGCCTCGTAAATTTAAAATAGCGGTAGCACTGCCTCCTTATAACGATGTGGATATTCATGCGAATGATCTTAACTTTGTTGCCATTATCGAAAATGAAAAAATTATTGGTTACAACGTCATTGTCGGTGCGGGACTTGGCATGACCCATGGTGATAAAACCACTTTCCCTCGCTTAGGTGATGATTTTGGTTTCATTCCCGTAGATAAAGTGATCCCTGTAGCGGAAGCGGTAGTGACGACGCAACGCGACTTAGGTGGTCGAGTTAGCCGTTCACATGCACGAGTTAAATACACTTTAGAAACACATGGTGTTGAAACCTTTAAAGTAGAAGTTGAAAAACGTTCAGGCATTACCTTTGCCGCACCGGGTAAATATGAATTTACCGATCGAGGCGATCGTATCGGTTGGGTTAAGGGTATTGATAATAAATGGCATTTAACTGTATTTATTGAAAATGGACGTATTCTTGATTTTGTCGGCAAACCATTAAAATCGGGCTTAAACAAGATTGCTCAAGTACACACCGGTACTTTCCGCATGACAGCTAACCAAAACTTAGTGATTGCTGAAGTTGAAGAGTCACAAAAAGAGCTGATTGAGAAAATGGCACGTGAGTGTGGTTTGATTGATGACGGTACAACGGATCAGCGTAAATACTCAATGGCCTGTGTTGCATTACCTACTTGCCCATTGGCAATGGCAGAGGCTGAGCGTTACCTACCCGGTTTAACCGATGACGTTGAAGCGCTGTTGGCCAAACATGGTATCGCCAAGGACAAAATAATTCTACGCATCACCGGTTGCCCTAATGGCTGTGGTCGTTCAATGCTCGCTGAAATTGGTTTAGTTGGTAAAGCACCAGGTCGTTACAATCTTTATCTAGGTGGCAATACCAACGGTACGCGTTTGCCAAAAATGCATAAAGAAAATATCGACGAAGCAACCATCCTGGCGACATTAGATGAGTTAATCGGCCGCTGGGCAGCAGAGCGTAATAATGGTGAATGTTTTGGTGATTTCGCTATACGCGCAGGTATCGTTTCCGAAGTGATTATCGCTTCTAGGGATTTTCATGATCAAGAATAA